The Leishmania infantum JPCM5 genome chromosome 9 nucleotide sequence GTGTGCGACGTGGCCGATGGTGCCGACGTTGATGGTGGCCTGGCGCGACATGACCTCGAAGGTGTCGACGTTGAGCTCATCGAGGTCGATCTTGCTGAAGTCCTGCTTGGCGAGCCCCTGGTCTGTGTCGATGACCTTCTCGTCATCGAGGGTGAAGTCCGCAATATCCTCCTCGGCCATGGCGATGACTCGAGCgagtgtggtggtggtggtggtgaaggtgtgcgtgtgcgtgcgtgtaagAGAAGGTACTCCTGCTACGTACGGCGGAGAAGTCGTAACgggcccacgcacacaaaggAAGAAACGAATAACGACAGGCCGGCGAATCTGTGCGCCCATCGGCCGGCaggggcacacacagacacgcgcgcgcacgcccacgTGTGTTCGCGTGTGCGGAgtcgagggagagagggggagggggaggcgataagaggggaggaggtggcccACACATACAAGAAATGTCGATAGGGAGGGGTGCAGCATCACCTTCATGGACCGGTGAGCGACGGGATGAAGGAGCGTAGACGCGAGCTACGACGGGTGGGGACGGATGAGacctgcagcgtcgccgcagccacgTACACAGACGCAATGCGTATAGAGGTCGTTGCATGTTTTTCTCCGCACGGTTGTGCGGCACACAAAACCAGCGCGTGATCTCGTCCGCGCAGCGCAACGGGGAGAGgcaaaagggggaggggagggcggggaggAAGCGGGGCGGTGGGGAATGAAGGCGTTCGACAAGGCGGTGACACCTAAGGAGTCACGGCCAACCGCTGCTTCTTTTCCATCACGCTTAAGCTGGCCATCAAtgtgcaaaaaaaaaaaagagtgaAACAGAGACCACAACGCCGCGAAAACACGAAAAGGAGGCGCGGCGttggtagtggtggtggaaggAGTGATGAtggcgcatgcacaccgggagaacacccacacccacacacgtacgcacgcacacaacgaTACCGATGCGATGAAGTACAAGaagggcgggggaggggcagaaaAGCAACCGAGCGTTGAtcaaggagagagagagagatctAATCTGTTTATGTCTATCTCTCTACGTAtgcctccacacacacatgcatacgtAGAGCCTAACGAGTCAGCTGCTCACGGCGATGATGGAAGCCGTGAGTGCCGGTGGGTACGCGtccacccccctcctctccagtGAAGGAGAAGCTGTGGCGACCAGAACGGGAGAGAGTGCgagcggagggaggagggtgggggcgcggccgcgcggcggcggcttcatGAATGTCCTTCGCAAGCAACAGTTGAACGTTCTGTCGCAGTGAGGCGAGCGGGAGACGAGCAGCGTGTGTGATCTGTGGAGAGGAGGTTGGGGGAATGGAGACGAAGCGGGCTGTCAGCTGCGCCCATGCCCACACCTCACctctgcatgtgtgtatTCCGCCCTTTTACGAGTGCGCCATGCCCGTCTACTTGCCTACTTCGTTCTTCAGCAGCGTCATGATCACAGACAAGAAGGCGTACACGCACTGCCGGATAGGGATGTCCACGCTCGGCGTGCCATCtgccgacaccaccaccgatgACGACATGTCCGGCTCGTACGCTGCCACCTGCGCCTGGAGTCGGTCAATGTCGTCCTTCAGCTTGCGTTTCCGGTCTGCTGGGCGCAGTGCCGGATCGTTTAACTTCTCCATGATGCGCTGAATTGAGATGAGGAAGGAGTTGGGCATCCTCAAGGCGAGCGTCACCAAGTCGAAGGACTCTTTCATCTGGCTTTGCTGCCGCGCTGTGTTGGAGGCGCTCTGCATAAGCACCCTCTCACGCTTCGTGGCCTCCTCGAGCTTCTCCTTAGTGGCGTCCGAGTCCCTCTTGAGCTGATCAAACGCATGCTGCAGGTCAGTGAACGCCGTCTTGTAGTTGAGCACCTTTCCTGTCGATGTGGTTGCCTCGCTCGTCGCTAGACCCAGCTGACTACGCAGCTCGGCGACCTCGTCGACGAGACTTGCCCGCGCCGTCTCGGCATCGTTGaggcgcacctgctgcttGTCGAGttcgtgctgcagcgtcgtgaTGGTCTGGAGCATCTGCTCGTTCTCCTTGATGAGGGCGATAGTGGCTTCGTCAAGCTCGATGTTTGGCAACGGGCTACCAGACGGACTACGGACCTGGACAGCAGCCCTCCCGCCCTTGCTTGGAGCCGTTGCCGTTGCCGTGTTGGTCGGTATCGTTGCCATGGGCGAGGACTcacgctgcgccgtggcggacTTTGCACTGCTACCGTCACAGTTGCCACTAGCGGCACCAGAACCCTTCATTTCcgtccgcgtgcgcgtgcgcgtgtgcgtgtgtctgtttGCGTCGATAGAATTATCGATATGCGCGCACGAGAGGGGCTGATCGAGTAAGtcggggaggaggaggagggggggcagtTCTTTGCGTATCCGCGTGTGTTGGTGGGTTTCACGTAGAGGCTGAGCGGGTGCTGTGGTGGCTAACAGTGGAAGAGAtaggagaggagagggcaaaggaaaggaggagtCCGACGAGCcaacagacagacagacacacacacacacacacacacgcacgcacacacacgtgcacataTGCGTATGTGGAGAGCGTCAAAAAGCGGCTGCATGGCGGAAGATGCACTGATGTGTGTACATGAGCATCCTCACTGTATCAACAACACCGGCCACACTGATCTTCGCTTcatgccccctcccctcccccgctgccCATTCCATTTGGTTCGTTCTAATGGACATTTCGCTGAGGGCTGCCATCAGGATGCACTGATGTGGTGGTGTTCTCGGCGACCTGCATCGCCCCACCGTGCGCACCTGTGGTGGGCattggcgtgtgcgtgttcgtgTGTACTTCTTCCTTCGATTCGACGCCATAACGTCGCGACAAGTTTTTGCCCGGGTGCGTCGGTCGAATGGATGAACGGATGAAAGGAATGGATGatgaaaaagggggaggagggagggaagggtaGTGGTTGGTGGGAACAACAACTGTAAAACGAACCCGCGTGCGAtgacgcgtgcgtgcgtgtgtcgtgCTTGTTGCTTCGGCATGGCAAGCTGCCCTTTCCCGCACACGTCAGACGCGCTGACACTCCAACACGCACCCAACCCAGCCACCGAAGTgacgagagaagagagaagggaggtTACCAAGAACACGACGTACAGCAGGCACACATAAAACGCTACTCcgcgccgagcagcatcagcagcaacaacaacctccctcccttcccctcctccccacacgTTCCCACGGAAAGGGAAgcgacagcaacagcagcataGAAGCGCAATGGATGAAAaaggaggtgaagaagagcgaaGGAAAACATGGGGGAGATACAGAtgcgacacgcacacacactgcacaccacacacacacacaatgaAGGAGGAATACAGGGTCCACAAGAGACCTGCGGAAACGAAGAAAGAGatgtggggtggggtggggggaggaggaggatcgGCGGTAGCAGGCAGAAGCAAAGAGCTCTATGGCAGATCACCCCGTCGAtcgccctccccacctcccgGTCTCACTCTCACACTGCACGACCATCACCACCAACCGGCCCACGCCATCATTTCGTTGATCGTGTGTGAAAGCGCTTGcttgtgtgagagagaggcggagaagaaagaaaaagcaaaACAGGGAGGACGCCCTTTCccatcgacagcggcgagcgAGACGGATGCGCAGCCACCGGGATGAGCGGAGAAgcggaagagaagagggagggagggtgggaggCGTGTATGTCGTCTGCCACTGCCTTCATTTCTCAGCCCTCGCGTATGAGTCCAACGCCACTCTGCACACCCCttcgcccacccacccttccacggccctgtcaccaggccccatccgcgtggtgcgaagcaaaccgcagacacacacgtgtgctaCAGcaaatgcgccgactcagcgACCTGTACACCATCTCTGTCTCAAGCTCtactcccccaccccacacagccgcccccccaatcatgccggtcgccacgcctggtgcatccccccttccccctccctcggggtggcacACAGGCTCCTCCCCACACATCAGTGGGCCGTGTGAGGGCCGTGTGAGGCATACGCTCGAGCCACCCTGACGCGTGCTGCCCATCGtatggatggcacagacgtgTTCACTGTCGTCGGCCGTCCCGACGCACCGCCAGAGGTGGGTTCtgcattggcagggatagaaaagggggggggtgttTGGCCTCCCTAACACAGAGAgtggggggcggggggagtCGCACAGGGCCCTGAGACACCACGCTCTGAgaggtgtgtgtatgtgtgcccTCCCGTCAccagagaaaaagagaggccAAGTAGGAGagacacacaaagaaaacgtTCAGCACACAAGAGGGGCATCGCAACGACGTCCCTCACACGCCCTTCATCCACGCATACGCCAACGGATGTGTCGGTGCATGCGTGTATGATTGACTGACTTGTCCGCCAGCGAAAACAAGGGAAtaggagcagcagcatccgaCGTGCCTgtgcaacacacacacacgcacacacacacagccccACGTGGACACGCATGCATGAGAATCCGCCAACACGCATGAGAAAGAACCGTAAGAAAGAcgagagggggtggggcgggaagggaagagggggcagCGACGTCGCCTCCCTGCCAtacagaggaggagaaaaaaacaCACAGGGACGTTACAAAGGAAAGGCGAAGATCAGAAAGACCGGCACGCCACACACGACgtacacccacacacgcctcACACTCACACGAACGTGCGAGTCGAAGGACAGACGCGCTACCACCGCTTGAGGGAAAGCTCTAAAGAAGAGTACAGAAAAGGAACACCAAACAAAACAGAAGCAGCAAGACACCCCGAGAACACGCGCCAACTCGCATACACTCAAGCACAGACGTGATCAATAATgtgccgtgcgtgtgtgtgtgggtgggtggtggtggggaggaaGCTTTTGCTCATAAAGAAGCATCCATTCGTCGTCATAGGGCGAGCGgagccctcctctcccccccaacgcccacacacacgcacgcttacacatgcgccaccgtcaccacctGTCGCTTAACCACAGAGGCAAACTACAATCAGCGTCGTCCACGGCGCAGTTCAATGCCACGTGGAGGCGACACCGGAAGACAAGCACGGCGCGCATCACGGAAACGGTGTAGCCGCGCCGCGGTGAATGACATCGCGAAGGGGAACGCCGCATGTGCGCTCGCCCTTTTAGCGCCACTGGCGTGGGTGCTCCAACACCGCGGTGGCCCGCCAATCATTCGGGGATCGGCACCGGTGCTCAGCAGAGATGTCGCTCCGGCACGAGTCCTTACGCGGCGGCTCCGGCTTTTTCCAGGCATCTAGCGGCAGGCACTGTCGCGGCTTGGACTTGGCGATACTCGGGGTACTGCTACGCCGCCTCGTGGCGGGagacgaggtgcagcggtCCTCCGTGGTACCGTTCGCAACCCCGTCGCTCGAGTGGGGGCTCATCTGAGCGTTCCCGTTTGCCCTCGtggacggcgaggaggtgcgccgctgcggcgcgatCGCGGCAGGGTTACGCATCTCAATGCTGTagcgacgctgcgcagccatCATCTCGTACGGATTGCGGAAGTGGTAGCGAGTGTCCTTCTCCATCATCGAGTCGTagagcacgcgcagccgctcttgTTCAATCTcctgccgacgctgcgccgcagcggtcaTGCGTTCCTGGCGGATGCGGCTGCTCTTCGCCAATCGCGCGTGCAGCTCCTCATTGAGACGCATGCGCCGCACATACATGGCCTTCTCGCGAGCGAGCTCCTCGTTGACGATGGTGGACTcgcgcgcgagcgcgagctgcgccgagcgctctgccgcctcctgtCGGCGGTACTCGTTCTCCATCATCCGCTCCACTGCGACGCGCTCACCCTCGGtcatgacgctgctgcggcggctggccAACGTGTAGAGGTCATCGATGACGCCGACGACCCCGTTCACAGAGCTGGCCCGGCGTGCCGAGATGCAGCGCGCGGACTTGACGacagaggtgcagcggcggtacCGCTGCTCGTGCACATCCGCCagctcggcggcgctgaggcCGCTTAGCGAGTAGGAGCGGCCACGGCTGATGCCGCTGGtcgagcgcggcgacggcgctgcaaaACGTGAGGTGTGCGAGAAgctgcgatggcgctgcgcgccgttcCCGTCCGCTTCAGCTTGAGAGTCCTCGTTGCAAGTGTGCGGCATCGGTAGTGCCGGTACACCGTGGGATGGAGCTGGGGCCGATGcagccggcgcggcagcggccatgTCCGCCTCGacgtcgtcttcgtcatGCAGatgctggtgctgcagcataTCATGCACatggggcggcggcacggtACCCTCGCGCGGGGTGTGCGGTGCACCTCCCGTTTCCTCGAACGACTCCGCGAAGCCGGACGGCTCGCGCGAGATGTCGCCGTCAGCCACATCCGCGGACGTTCTGCGCTCttcagccgcagcggtgtcggCATTATGGGGCTCCATCGTGCTGTCGACCGGTTCATggtgctcctcttcctcttccatTGGCTCTGCGCTGTGGCGGAAGAGAAACATTGGCGTTGACGCTGAGGGAGGTGGACAGCACGATGCTGATGTGATAGCTGTAAGAAGGCTGGAGGGGATGGGTGGTACCGGAGGGGCAGTTTGGTACAGCGGCAAGAGTGCTCGTGGTAGCTGCCGGTGtgggcaggaggaggagcaggtcACGTGCGGGCCGTGAGGACAGCGCCGCAAAGTTGCCACGTGCCGGTGGATGCGAGCGAGGGACGAGGGAGAGGCCGAAATGGAGGTGGGGAAGAGGTGCACGCAACAAAAGGGCGACTGAGGAGGGCGTCGCCCATATGTCTCGGTGGGGTGTCCGTGCGGGCGTGGAGTGCTTCTCTGAGACGGGCCACGCACATAATCGCTCACGTGAATACCGAGCGGAAAACGGGAAGGAAGCGAACGCCAGACAGACGGGGCGAACGACAGGGAGGGGCGCCTGCGTTctcgcgccgtcgccctctacacgagcaggaggagcggaGTTGGGTGCGCGAAGTGCGTTGATGGGCATACAAAGGCCCCCGATGGCATGACTCACGGAAAGTCGTCTGTTGTTTTGCTATGCTTTGTGTGCAACCGCCGCGCTCACCTCTGCTGCATGCGTCCGCGTTCACTGATGTGGAACATCGCGCCCATGTTGACTTGCGTATACACAGGAGCACGCTGCCCTCTcaggtggagagaggaggttagtggtggtggtggggggttGGTGGGGGCCGCGCACTCGCTCTctggcagacacacacgcgggaggtggggagggaagcAGCACAGCACGACGCCCGCTTAATAGACCGCACTTTTACACAAAATAGAAGAGACGCGCCCCCCTCTCACAAAGCCTCATCCATGAACACCTTCGCTGCAACTACGCAAGTACGCACGCATGGATACCTACAGAACCAACGACAAAGGCACTTTTATTTGGTTCCTTCCAGTGCCACCGCTAGAATCCGGCGCCTCTTGTAACCGCCACTCCTCATTCGCTTCCCTCTTCGCTCTTCTACACTTTTCGGGAAAAACCAGTGTTATAATGAAGGGCCTGCGTGAGAAAGCGGTGCAGCATCAGCGACTCCGCCGCGTCGAACTCCACTGTCCACTCCACAGTTTCCTCATgtacgtcggcgccgtccaCCGTCTGGATCTGGCCAGTGGTCGGCTTCATGGACGTGCAGCGCAGAGTGTAGTGGTGCTTTCCCTTCGCTGCATTCGGCGAAAAAGAGGCATTCGTGAAGCGCGACTGCACCTCCAGCTTGCTCATGCGCCCCTCCAGCACCCCGAGGAAGCGCGCCACGTACACGGGCGGCAGAGTCACTGTCACCACCCTCTCGGCGCGGTTCGGGTTCGGCGCGCGACTGCCATCTTCACGAAGTTCGGCGGTGACACAACGCTGCCGGTGGTAGTCCAGAACGATGAAGCCGTCGCGGTGCAccacgcgcagcaggtggccTGCAGTGATGTCCTCGTCGTTCCAGTGCACAATGTCGAAGGCCGGTGGCATCGCgtcgcgccgccctcgctgACTCTGCACATTGCTATTTCTACCGTTGTTGCGCTGCGCGTTGTTGCTTGtgggtgccgctgcatccgAGGAGGCCCAGCGTGCCTGCTGCAGAGGGGATGCCTGGCACGCAAACTGACCCGTGTTGGCAGAGAGACCGCCGAAGACGGCCATGGCAGTGACGCCCGCGCGTTGACGCAGCGCCCACAGAGTGGGGACACGATGAAGCATGGCAACGTAGGAAGTCGAGTGTGGagcaagggagggagggagggcgaatAGCGATCGATAAGCTCAAGCGCTCGATGATGCCTTTGTAAAGGTTCGAGGCGTGTACGGTGTGCAGCGATGCCGTTGCTGTGCTgaagcacgtgtgtgtgtgtgtttgggaGGTAAGAAAAGCGGAGGGCCAGAGgacggaggagagggggggtgcTTGGAGGTGGGGCTGGCGCGTGAGCTTGGTGGGGTTGGGGAAGGGGCAGCTATGCTCGCGCAGAGGGGGAGATCACCGGCGGCCCAAGGTCATTCTGACCACCTCGCTGCAGAGGACGTCGTCCTTAGCGAATCAGTTGGTTCAAAACCGTCACGAcggtggaagaggaggaggagaggggtgcGTACCCATCCACTGCTCAAAACCCCTTCGCGCTTGCGTTTCCGTTTGTTAGTCAGCAAGACAGTTATCGAGAAAAGAAGGGAGCTTccgggtggtggtggggggaggaCGTCCTCAAGTCGTGTGTGCGAGAGACAGGAAGGGGGACGGCAACGACAACGGCGCACAGCCGGGCGCACGAAGAGGTGAGGAGGTCGGCCGTTGGGCCGGTGGGGTTACACGGATGAAGACTGTGAGTACCAAACACATCACAACGGCAGCAAGGGTGAGCAtctccacacacaccgagagagacacgcgaAGACGGTGAGCAAggacagagggggaggagataGGCGGGAGAGGAtagacgaggaggagagggcacgccagcggctgcgagAGTCGCCTGTGGGGTGGCTAGTGGCGGACGATCACCAACGTCGTGGACACAGCCGCGATTGCGCAAAATCACCACCGCGCCAAAACCGCACCTCacgcgcctgcgtgcgtgcgttttcCACACTCGTGCCGCCCTCTGACGTGAGCATCCGCacccttctcttctttcgtGTTGTCCACGAGCTGCTCTCCATTTCAACGGCCCTCGCTTAGTGCTGAGCCATGCCCATGGCATCCAGCATCTTCTCGAAAACCAGAGAGAAGGCCGCACCGCCCACGATGCCGGCCGCCAGACCGGGGTGCTTGTAGGAGCGCCACCCATACCCGCCACCAATGATAGCGCCGGCAATCGTTGGATTCCATTGGTCCttgcggccgcggcgcttcTCTAAAGCCACCTCAATGCCGCCGAACAAGAAgccgaagaaggcgaagctgccgccgaggcggtgaGCGCTGCGCAGGCTGTGGCGGAAGAAGTCTGCCGTTCCCATCGCCTGCGTGCTTGTCTCGGCCGAGATCATGGAGCCGAAGAGCGAGAAGCCGAAGCCCATGATGTAGCCACCAAAGACGTTCAACATTGCTGTAGCCAGTGTGCTGTCCTTGGCCACCATCATCGCCCGCTGGAGGGGCTCGATGGGCTGCCTGGGGTCCAAGATGGATGTCATTCTTCTGCTTTGCAGGCCTGCTTGCTGTTTTGGTACAACGCGGACGATGAGGGATGCCGTCCGCGTGCGCTCGACTCCGAAACACGTTGACACCGAACACAGTGATGGCCGGTGACGatgagcggtggcggtggtggggtaAGATAAGCGGAGAGACCGGCAAGACGCAGAACGGGGATGAGAGACAAGATGGCAACGCGCGCATCAATCACGGTGTGAGatggaagggaagaggaggggggggggaggctgCGGTGCTTCGAGGGTGTGATGCACCTTTCGAATACTTTTTCTAACCCtcgtctctttctcccttgGAGCAAGGAttgacgaggcggaggcgtgtGCAGGTAGGCGACATTGCATGTTGCTGCGAGGTAAGGGTGATGGCACGCACATCACTACCTTCACCTCCCCGCACCGTACGCCGCGGAAATGTAATCGGAGCCATGCGGGCCATCCGTAACAGTCGCGTCGGCACCCTTCGGGTGAgcagcgaaggaggaggtggtggtggtggtggggaggtgAGGGGTCGAGGCGCGACGCGCATTCCTTGGTGTGTCACGCTCTTCGGCGCGTTTTCTGTTTCCAGCTTCAGTTCCTTGATCGTTcacggtgtgtgtgtgtgtgtgtgtgtgtgcgtgtgcgcgccctCGTGCGTGTATgaaaggcggagagggggCTTGCCCGGCTCTTCGCTTTACTTTGCTGCTCACGGCCATggcatatatacatgtacCTACGAGGCACCCCCACCGGAAGCACCACGACTGCCATCACAGCGCTGACTCAACTGTGCACAccatgcacacatacacatgcaacACAACTTGGTTTGAGAACATGCCCATCTCCCCCCCTCTGTCGGCTTGCGCgagggtgtgtgggtgcgtgtgctgtgAGCGCATcaagaggaaggagagacgAACCTACCAAGGCGCCCTTTCTACGAGAACGCATTAGTGTGTGCCGGCCTTCCACTTGCACGCTAGTCAGCTCGCCCAAGTCCACGCATGCCAGCGCAGCACTGGCCAACTCTACATTACAACTTCCGGCTTGCTCTGAAGGACGGCGACACGCTGCTGGGACTCCTCTCCCCACGCATCGATGCTGTAGACCGCGACAAACTCGCTGTAGCCGGAGAGAATGGTGAGTCGGATGAAGCGGATATCACGCCCAGCGCCTTCGGGGTCTAAGTCGAACGTCTCGGTCTGCGGGCCACCGACGCCaccgtccgccgccgcagctgctgcgctggggTTGCTACTGCTGCCCCCGACGGAACCGCGCGCAAGGGTGCGCTCTGCCATGACTTCgaacgccgtcggcgtctcCCCGCAGCACTTTTCAACCAGAATGTCCTTCGCGTCATTCAGGGCCACGGACAGCTTCGAGATCtttgccgaggcggcgcgtgtCTGCACAATTACCTCCTGCGGGAAGCCGCCCGTGGTGAGCACAAACGATGTGGGGGCCTTTGGATCCGTGATGGCGGTCCCAGGGAGGTTGTCGTCGTGGAAAGAGATGAAGTGCACATCAAAGAACACGCGCGAGTTCGTGGCCGCCATTTT carries:
- a CDS encoding mitochondrial import inner membrane translocase subunit tim17 translates to MTSILDPRQPIEPLQRAMMVAKDSTLATAMLNVFGGYIMGFGFSLFGSMISAETSTQAMGTADFFRHSLRSAHRLGGSFAFFGFLFGGIEVALEKRRGRKDQWNPTIAGAIIGGGYGWRSYKHPGLAAGIVGGAAFSLVFEKMLDAMGMAQH
- a CDS encoding MRP2, gBP25; this encodes MLHRVPTLWALRQRAGVTAMAVFGGLSANTGQFACQASPLQQARWASSDAAAPTSNNAQRNNGRNSNVQSQRGRRDAMPPAFDIVHWNDEDITAGHLLRVVHRDGFIVLDYHRQRCVTAELREDGSRAPNPNRAERVVTVTLPPVYVARFLGVLEGRMSKLEVQSRFTNASFSPNAAKGKHHYTLRCTSMKPTTGQIQTVDGADVHEETVEWTVEFDAAESLMLHRFLTQALHYNTGFSRKV